The genomic DNA ACCCACGTCAACTGAATCATTGCCGTAACGAAACCCGCCCACCACGCAATCCGCGGTCCGCATCGGTTTGTACTTCTGCATCACCCGTTCGCCCGGCACATAAACATCCGTGCTCTTTTTCGCGACAATGCCGTCGATGGACCATCCGGAAGACGAAAGCCAATCCATGGCTTCACTCAGCTGATCCGTCTGGGGTGACAGTCGGATGGCCTTCTCCTTCGAGCAATAGGTCTCGTAAAATTTCTCCAAAAGGCGGCGGCGCTGCGACAACGGAGCCGATATCAGCGTCTGATCGTCTTCTGTCTCAAGAATGTCGAAGATCACAAAGGTCGCGGGTTGTTTTTTGGCCAGCATGTGAACACGGCTTGCCGCCGGATGCAGGCGCATCTGGAGATCTGAAAACGAATACCCCTTCTTCCCTTCGACCAGTAATTCCCCATCGAGAAGAAATGTCTTGGCTGCAAGCTTCTCAAGCAGGTCGACGATGTCGGGGAAATATCGCTCCAGCGGCTTTCCTGATTTGGACCGCAACGTCACGGTTGGATCACGCTTGTGCGCCAAGCAGCGAAAGCCATCCCATTTCGCCTCATACCGCCATCCCTTCCCTTTCGGCAACTCATCGACGAGCGCCGCTTCCATGGGGACAGTATTCTTGCCGCCATGCGGTGTCACCCTTGCTCTATTACCTTCGGCAACAGCTGTTTCGGCGGCGCTTTCTCCGGTGTGCGGCGTTTGATCCGTTCTAGAACCGCGTTCATGCGGAATTGGTCGGCGCTTTTTAAGGCGGCCAGTTCGCGCCACTTCAACGGAACGGCGACCGGCGCCCCCGGACGGGCACGCAAAGAATAGCCGGCGATACCGGTGGCGGTATAATCATTCCTGAAGAAATCGATCAGGATTTTCCCGGCTCGCTTGGATTTGGTAATCGTCGCGACGTATGTGTCCGGCGCCGCTCGTACCATCGTATGAGCCAAGGCCCTTGCCCAGTCTTTGACCTGCTCCCAGCTGCTGGTCGGCGCCAACGACACCACGACATGCAGTCCTTTCCCGCCCGTGCACTTCAACGTGCTTTCGAGACCTGCCTGTTTGAGCCGATCTCGGATTTCCCACGCCGCTTGCTTGACCTCCGAGAACGGCACGGTGGGATCCGGGTCCAGGTCGAAAATCATCCGGTCCGGAGTATGGATGTGGTCGATGGTGGCGCCCCAAGGATGTAGTTCAATGACCCCCATCTGGATCATCTCTATGAGTCCCTTTTCGTCCTGCACATAGATATATTTGTAGCTTCTGCCTTTATACTTCCACACAAACGGGTGGACATCCGTGCCCAATCCAAAGCCGAGATTGCGTTGATAAAAACAGTCGGCGTCGATGCCGCTCGGACATCTCAACAAACTCAGCGGACGGCCTCGTATTTCTTCCAAGAGAAAGGGCGCGACGGCGGCATAGTACCGAGCCACCTCCCCTTTGGTGATCGCTCCCTCTTCAAAGACAAGCCGGTCGGGATGCGTGATCGTCACACCATGCAAAATCAGCGCAGATTGGTCGACGCTGGTTTTCTTCATGAACCGCCTGTCTGACATGGTCTTTATTCACCACGCCGACGTATGCCGACATGCTATTGTTAGTGTATGTGGCGAGATGGACGCTGTAGCCTAGCGAAAGTCCCAGCCGTCACAGGACCACCGTCATGAGGGGGAATAAGTATCCGTGCGGAATTTCTGATCGCGAACCGGTGGCAGGAGGACTATTGGACCATCACCGCACCGATGCCATTAGGGCCGTTCCACCATGGCAACGGTATCTCGCTATCCCTGCTCACCACCAAGCGAAAAATCCAGGAGAGTGCCTATCCCGGTCAATGGATGATCGTCTTGGCCAGCAGCTCGCCCACATTCCAGATGAAGACTGTTTTGGGGGATCGGGTTCTCGACCGACCATACACCTATCCCACAGGGCTGAATCAAAGCTTGTCTTATTTTTCAGCTTCACCGACAGGCTCTCGAGCTGTTCCAATGGATCCAAGAACATTGGCCGGACGATAATCAAAAAAAGTAAAGTAAACTGGCTTCTCATTTCGAAGCATATCTACGATGCT from Nitrospira sp. includes the following:
- a CDS encoding ATP-dependent DNA ligase clustered with Ku protein, LigD — protein: MKKTSVDQSALILHGVTITHPDRLVFEEGAITKGEVARYYAAVAPFLLEEIRGRPLSLLRCPSGIDADCFYQRNLGFGLGTDVHPFVWKYKGRSYKYIYVQDEKGLIEMIQMGVIELHPWGATIDHIHTPDRMIFDLDPDPTVPFSEVKQAAWEIRDRLKQAGLESTLKCTGGKGLHVVVSLAPTSSWEQVKDWARALAHTMVRAAPDTYVATITKSKRAGKILIDFFRNDYTATGIAGYSLRARPGAPVAVPLKWRELAALKSADQFRMNAVLERIKRRTPEKAPPKQLLPKVIEQG
- a CDS encoding ATP-dependent DNA ligase LigC, which encodes MEAALVDELPKGKGWRYEAKWDGFRCLAHKRDPTVTLRSKSGKPLERYFPDIVDLLEKLAAKTFLLDGELLVEGKKGYSFSDLQMRLHPAASRVHMLAKKQPATFVIFDILETEDDQTLISAPLSQRRRLLEKFYETYCSKEKAIRLSPQTDQLSEAMDWLSSSGWSIDGIVAKKSTDVYVPGERVMQKYKPMRTADCVVGGFRYGNDSVDVGSLLLGLYDDAGRLNHVGFTSGIAKADKPSLTKKLERLIQEPGFTGNAPGAPSRWATKRSTQWKPLSPKLVVEVSFDHVTDGRFRHGTKLIRFRPDKSPRQCTMEQLRQ